A section of the Triticum dicoccoides isolate Atlit2015 ecotype Zavitan chromosome 7A, WEW_v2.0, whole genome shotgun sequence genome encodes:
- the LOC119329456 gene encoding protein kinase G11A-like → MTSKTMPQTIPTIPNTEEKKQCSQNDSSLDLTSSSKPSTGLPRKLPESAIPSSPNKEVQSNDQKPSHKLHESVDVTSSKVPADDEKDTVENGNTDGNVKSDSTVDKDHGAASASGSARLTGRSETGERGISSRCRPSTGSDVSEESACSSFSSTSKPHKANDSRWEAIQMIRTRDGILGLSHFKLLKKLGCGDIGSVYLSELTGTKSYFAMKVMDKASLTGRKKLLRAQTEKEILQCLDHPFLPTLYTHFETDKFSCLVMEFCPGGDLHTLRQKQRGKYFPEQAVKFYVAEILLAMEYLHMLGIIYRDLKPENILVRDDGHIMLSDFDLSLRCTVSPTLIRSSNPETEALRKSSQAYCVQPACAEPSCMIQPSCTAPTTCFGPRFFSKSKKDRKPKPEVVNQVRPWPELMAEPSDARSMSFVGTHEYLAPEIIKGEGHGSAVDWWTFGIFLYELLFGKTPFKGSGNRATLFNVIGQPLRFPEYPFVSFSARDLIRGLLVKEPQQRLGCKRGATEIKQHPFFEGVNWALIRCASPPEVPKPVEIERQTTKLPVSTSEASAAPTGASQKGSDNYLEFDFF, encoded by the exons ATGACTTCCAAGACAATGCCCCAAACCATCCCAACAATCCCCAACACTGAAGAAAAGAAGCAGTGTTCTCAGAATGATTCCTCTCTGGATCTCACCAGTTCGAGTAAACCCAGTACAGGCTTGCCAAGAAAATTGCCCGAATCGGCTATCCCGAGCAGTCCAAACAAAGAAGTCCAGTCCAATGACCAGAAACCATCTCACAAGCTACATGAGTCCGTTGATGTTACATCCAGCAAGGTTCCTGCAGATGATGAGAAGGATACAGTGGAAAATGGAAACACAGATGGAAACGTGAAATCAGACTCGACGGTAGATAAGGATCATGGTGCAGCTAGTGCAAGTGGAAGTGCCAGGTTGACAGGAAGGTCTGAGACTGGAGAAAGAGGTATTAGTAGCCGATGCAGGCCGAGCACAGGCAGTGATGTCAGCGAGGAAAGCGCGTGCAGCAGTTTTAGTAGCACCAGCAAGCCTCACAAGGCAAATGATTCACGGTGGGAGGCAATCCAGATGATCAGGACTAGAGATGGGATTCTTGGCCTCAGCCATTTTAAGCTATTGAAGAAGCTAGGTTGTGGTGACATCGGCAGTGTGTATCTTTCAGAGTTGACTGGAACCAAGAGCTATTTTGCAATGAAGGTTATGGACAAGGCATCACTCACAGGCCGTAAGAAGTTGCTTCGAGCCCAGACTGAGAAGGAAATCTTACAGTGCTTGGATCATCCTTTTCTTCCAACACTGTACACACACTTTGAGACTGACAAGTTCTCATGTCTGGTTATGGAGTTTTGCCCTGGGGGAGACTTGCATACACTTCGACAGAAACAGCGTGGCAAGTATTTTCCAGAACAAGCTGTCAA ATTCTATGTAGCAGAAATCCTCCTTGCTATGGAGTACTTGCACATGCTCGGTATCATATATCGTGATCTGAAGCCTGAAAACATTCTTGTCCGTGATGACGGGCACATCATGCTATCCGACTTCGACCTCTCCCTTCGCTGTACAGTTAGCCCGACTCTAATCAGGTCATCCAATCCCGAAACAGAAGCACTTCGGAAGAGCAGCCAAGCCTACTGTGTTCAACCAGCTTGTGCAGAGCCATCCTGCATGATACAGCCATCGTGCACAGCTCCCACAACATGCTTTGGCCCTCGGTTCTTCTCGAAGTCGAAGAAAGATCGAAAGCCAAAGCCTGAAGTTGTCAACCAGGTCCGTCCATGGCCCGAGCTCATGGCAGAACCTAGTGATGCGCGATCAATGTCATTTGTTGGCACACATGAGTATTTGGCCCCTGAGATTATCAAAGGTGAGGGCCACGGCAGTGCTGTTGACTGGTGGACCTTTGGTATATTCTTATACGAGCTTCTGTTCGGCAAAACACCTTTCAAAGGTTCAGGTAACCGAGCGACTCTGTTCAATGTCATCGGTCAGCCGTTGCGTTTCCCAGAATACCCATTTGTGAGCTTCTCAGCAAGAGATTTAATAAGGGGCCTACTTGTTAAGGAGCCCCAACAACGATTGGGTTGTAAGCGTGGCGCCACCGAGATAAAACAGCATCCATTTTTTGAGGGTGTGAATTGGGCGTTGATACGCTGTGCGAGCCCTCCAGAGGTTCCGAAGCCTGTTGAGATTGAGAGGCAGACTACAAAGCTGCCAGTGTCAACATCTGAGGCTAGTGCAGCACCTACTGGTGCATCCCAGAAAGGCTCGGATAACTATTTAGAGTTTGATTTCTTTTAG
- the LOC119328260 gene encoding U-box domain-containing protein 35-like — MAEAIRDDHRGAVDDDTGLRPTNNGDSTWEIEELEPDDRTAGPPPPPPPGAAATSDADDVYVAVGKGGSSMAALSWALTQLARPRSFVYLVHVFPVVATIPTPLGMMPKRQATPEQVETYMNQERSKRREMLQKFLEHCRNFQVNVDVYLIESDQIADAVAELIPVLNIKQLVLGVAKSNLRKLKKGNTIAGQIQKNAPLYCKVKIVCDDKEVAVATAADPTPPFSPSPVNNNSRSRTPTPPSSTPNSDSIEAVDGKNDSKTKERRKIPKFLRCLSS; from the exons ATGGCCGAGGCCATCCGGGACGATCATCGCGGCGCGGTCGACGACGACACCGGCCTGCGCCCGACCAACAACGGCGACAGCACGTGGGAGATAGAGGAGCTGGAGCCGGACGACCGGACGGCcggaccgcctcctccccctccaCCCGGGGCAGCGGCCACCTCCGACGCCGACGACGTGTACGTGGCGGTGGGCAAGGGTGGGTCCAGCATGGCGGCGCTGTCGTGGGCGCTGACGCAGCTCGCGAGGCCGCGGAGCTTCGTCTACCTCGTGCACGTCTTCCCCGTCGTCGCCACCATCCCCACCCCAT TAGGAATGATGCCTAAGAGACAAGCAACCCCAGAGCAAGTAGAAACTTACATGAACCAAGAGAGATCCAAGAGGAGAGAGATGCTGCAAAAATTTCTGGAGCACTGTCGCAACTTTCAG GTTAACGTCGATGTGTACCTCATCGAGAGTGATCAAATCGCCGATGCCGTCGCTGAACTTATCCCTGTTCTGAATATAAAGCAGCTAGTACTCGGGGTTGCAAAATCCAACTTGCG GAAGTTGAAGAAAGGGAACACAATAGCAGGACAGATACAGAAGAATGCACCTCTCTACTGCAAAGTCAAGATTGTCTGTGATGACAAAGAAGTTGCAGTGGCGACGGCTGCTGATCCGACGCCACCATTTTCACCTTCCCCTGTAAATAACAACAGCAGATCTCGCACCCCGACACCGCCATCATCTACGCCAAATAGCGATAGCATAGAGGCAGTTGATGGCAAAAATGATAGCAAAACCAAAGAAAGAAGGAAGATTCCCAAGTTTCTCAGGTGCCTGTCATCCTGA